A single genomic interval of Coccidioides posadasii str. Silveira chromosome 1, complete sequence harbors:
- the HNT1 gene encoding Adenosine 5'-monophosphoramidase (EggNog:ENOG410PQ3X~COG:T~BUSCO:15358at33183) has product MSAASAACIFCRIIKGEIPCMKLFESERVLAFLDIQPLSRGHALVIPKYHGAKLTDIPDQDLTELLPVAKKIALAAGASDFNILQNNGKIAHQFVDHVHFHMIPKPNETEGLTVGWPAKDADMDSLKELCNELKSKM; this is encoded by the exons ATGTCTGCCGCTTCTGCCGCCTGTATTTTCTGCAGGATCATCAAGG GAGAAATCCCTTGCATGAAGCTCTTTGAGAGCGAAAGGGTGCTGGCATTCCTCGACATTCAGCCACTGAGCCGAGGACATGCG CTCGTAATCCCCAAATACCACGGTGCCAAGCTCACTGACATCCCCGATCAAGACCTCACCGAGCTGCTG CCCGTCGCTAAGAAAATTGCCCTCGCCGCTGGGGCATCGGATTTCAATATCCTTCAAAACAACGGCAAGATTGCTCATCAATTCGTCGATCAT GTCCATTTCCATATG ATTCCGAAACCAAACGAGACCGAAGGTCTCACCGTAGGCTGGCCCGCGAAGGACGCGGATATGGACTCTCTTAAGGAGCTCTGCAACGAACTTAAATCAAAAATGTAA
- a CDS encoding uncharacterized protein (EggNog:ENOG410PG8S~COG:I~BUSCO:4823at33183) gives MSACFLRRVLPSQLKAAFQFGKRRADTRFWLKDRQASSTKISPIVSRFHVLTFVPRSSTVATSKASSLWTFSISLVLLCGGLALSNSYTSIWPFGDPKIVKIHDESFADELQNPEILQTMTEQIPTGHVGNLTLEEEAKLKEFWGALFKLFGVADSPEERQLTPPTSPSDTASDPKKPKRKLGLFGKKDGNAEEHGVKSSDVEDKYGQTKEFYDALSTHTPEQLRIAFWSMVKQDHPDALLLRFLRARKWDVNRAMIMLISALHWRAKAINLEEKIMKVGDAGALEGTKSSDPAIKKDSEDFMNLLRLGESFIHGKDKAGRPVCYIRVRLHKAGIHSEAALENYTVYLIETSRLLLEKPAETAALIFDMTDFSLANMDYAPVKFMIKCFEANYPESLGVILVHKAPWIFSGIWTVIKGWLDPVVAAKVHFTKTAEDLEAYVSRSQLIKEMGGDNPYTYKYIEPEVGENSRQEDTNAMETLISKRFQYAAEFQLATKSWISTNGASAMAESAELMKTRNNIASQLHDNYWYLDPFVRARSLYDRLGAIPRREAKKATSSRADSLKTHISEKRSFEIVTTRQILVDSDGDEVD, from the exons ATGAGTGCTTGTTTTCTGCGCCGTGTGCTACCTTCTCAGCTCAAGGCAGCATTCCAGTTTGGCAAACGACGCGCGGACACCCGGTTTTGGCTCAAGGATAGGCAGGCCTCCAGCACCAAAATCAGCCCTATTGTCTCTCGCTTTCACGTCCTGACATTCGTCCCTCGTTCTTCCACCGTTGCTACCTCGAAAGCATCCTCTCTCTGGACATTTTCGATTTCCCTAGTTCTTTTGTGCGGCGGTCTAGCATTGAGCAATTCATATACGAGTATTTGGCCATTTGGGGACCCTAAGATAGTTAAGATACACGACGAGTCTTTCGCCGACGAGCTGCAAAACCCTGAGATTCTACAAACTATGACTGAGCAAATCCCTACCGGCCACGTCGGCAACCTTACGTTGGAGGAGGAAGCGAAGCTAAAAGAATTCTGGGGCGCGCTTTTTAAATTATTCGGAGTTGCAGATTCCCCAGAAGAGAGGCAGCTGACTCCACCAACATCGCCTAGTGACACTGCTTCCGACCCGAAGAAGCCTAAGCGCAAACTCGGCCTGTTTGGTAAAAAAGATGGAAATGCTGAAGAGCATGGTGTGAAATCTTCCGATGTCGAAGATAAATATGGCCAAACCAAGGAGTTTTACGATGCTCTCTCCACCCATACACCAGAACAGTTAAGAATTGCGTTTTGGAGTATGGTGAAGCAAGACCACCCTGATGCCCTTCTACTCCGCTTCCTTCGCGCCCGGAAATGGGACGTGAATCGGGCGATGATCATGTTAATATCTGCCCTACACTGGAGAGCCAAAGCCATTAATCTTGAAGAGAAGATTATGAAAGTTGGAGACGCTGGCGCCCTTGAAGGAACAAAAAGCAGCGATCCCGCGATTAAAAAGGATTCCGAAGACTTCATGAATTTACTCCGACTTGGCGAGAGCTTTATACATGGGAAGGACAAAGCCGGCAGACCAGTCTGTTACATTAGAGTGAGACTGCACAAGGCTGGAATACATTCCGAAGCGGCACTAGAAAATTACACTGTCTATCTGATCGAAACGTCAAGATTATTATTGGAAAAGCCGGCGGAGACAGCT GCCCTTATCTTTGACATGACCGACTTTTCTCTCGCAAACATG GACTATGCTCCAGTAAAGTTCATGATCAAGTGCTTCGAAGCTAACTACCCTGAGAGTCTTGGTGTGATTCTTGTGCACAAAGCCCCATGGATATTTTCCG GTATTTGGACTGTCATCAAAGGCTGGTTAGATCCAGTCGTTGCTGCTAAAGTCCATTTCACAAAGACCGCTGAAGACCTTGAAGCATATGTTTCACGTAGCCAGCTCATCAAGGAAATGGGTGGTGACAACCCATATACATACAAATATATCGAGCCGGAAGTAGGGGAAAATTCAAGGCAGGAGGATACCAACGCGATGGAGACCTTGATCAGCAAACGGTTCCAATACGCCGCTGAGTTCCAGCTTGCTACGAAGTCATGGATATCAACAAATGGCGCCTCTGCAATGGCCGAATCAGCGGAACTTATGAAAACGCGAAACAACATTGCTTCTCAATTGCATGACAACTATTGGTACCTTGACCCATTCGTGCGGGCACGATCTCTATACGACCGCCTCGGCGCTATTCCACGCCGCGAAGCCAAGAAAGCTACATCATCCAGAGCAGATAGTCTCAAGACTCATATTTCCGAGAAGCGCAGCTTTGAAATTGTCACCACGAGACAGATTCTTGTTGATAGTGATGGCGATGAAGTCGATTAG